In Flavobacteriales bacterium, one DNA window encodes the following:
- the bla gene encoding subclass B1 metallo-beta-lactamase, translating to MKNRAFHFLFVLITSVFFALFSTHGFSQDSLKKLIVTPLIGDFYIYTTFGDPGNGSAYPANGMYLVTTEGVVLFDTPWDTTQFLPLLHHIEKSHHQKVVICFATHFHEDRTAGLEFYRKKGIKTYTSKLTDEWSVKKQQPRAEFLMFKDTLFQIGTYQFEMIYPGPGHAPDNIVFWFDKEKILYGGCLIKSKDDRHLGNLSDANIDEYANSLKKLKMKCLNPGYVIPGHNSWSDPSSLEHTLKMAERAKRKKKKKN from the coding sequence ATGAAAAATAGGGCTTTTCATTTTTTGTTTGTACTGATAACAAGTGTTTTTTTTGCGCTATTTTCTACTCATGGATTTTCCCAGGATTCTCTAAAAAAATTGATTGTTACTCCTCTCATAGGTGATTTTTATATTTACACCACATTTGGAGATCCGGGTAATGGCAGTGCTTATCCAGCTAATGGTATGTATTTAGTGACAACAGAAGGCGTTGTTTTGTTTGACACCCCCTGGGATACAACGCAATTTTTACCCTTATTACATCATATTGAAAAAAGCCATCATCAAAAAGTAGTAATATGTTTTGCTACCCATTTTCATGAGGATCGAACTGCTGGATTAGAATTTTACCGGAAGAAAGGAATTAAGACATACACCTCTAAATTAACGGATGAATGGTCGGTTAAAAAACAACAACCACGCGCTGAATTTTTGATGTTTAAGGATACATTGTTTCAAATTGGAACCTATCAGTTTGAAATGATTTATCCGGGACCCGGACATGCGCCTGATAATATTGTATTTTGGTTTGACAAGGAAAAAATTCTTTATGGCGGATGCTTAATTAAAAGTAAAGACGATCGGCATTTAGGAAATTTGTCAGATGCCAATATAGATGAATACGCCAACAGCTTGAAAAAATTAAAGATGAAGTGTCTAAATCCAGGTTACGTCATACCGGGTCATAACAGCTGGAGTGATCCTTCTTCGTTGGAGCATACGCTAAAAATGGCAGAGCGTGCTAAAAGAAAAAAGAAAAAGAAGAACTGA